One genomic region from Actinocatenispora thailandica encodes:
- a CDS encoding GNAT family N-acetyltransferase produces MAETETGAGSEPGTGPGWALRAAVDDDLEPLAELRAIVMRADLTRLGRYDEHRVRQRLRDGFTPRYTSVIVSAGEVIGCVTVRPADDGLWLEHFYLAPHRQGGGVGSAVLRRLLADADARRRPVRLIVLRGSAARRLYERHGFVFEREDAVDVYLVRPAAAPAPA; encoded by the coding sequence GTGGCCGAGACCGAAACGGGTGCCGGGTCGGAACCGGGAACCGGACCGGGCTGGGCGCTGCGCGCCGCGGTCGACGACGATCTCGAACCGCTGGCCGAGCTGCGGGCCATCGTGATGCGCGCGGATCTGACCCGGCTCGGGCGGTACGACGAGCACCGGGTCCGGCAGCGGCTGCGCGACGGCTTCACCCCGCGGTACACGTCGGTGATCGTCTCCGCCGGCGAGGTGATCGGCTGCGTCACGGTACGGCCGGCCGACGACGGGCTGTGGTTGGAGCACTTCTACCTCGCCCCGCACCGGCAGGGCGGCGGCGTCGGCTCGGCCGTACTGCGTCGCCTCCTGGCCGACGCCGACGCCCGGCGCCGGCCGGTACGGCTGATCGTGCTGCGGGGCAGTGCCGCGCGCCGGCTGTACGAACGGCACGGGTTCGTGTTCGAGCGCGAGGATGCCGTCGACGTGTACCTGGTCCGCCCGGCCGCCGCCCCGGCACCGGCCTGA
- a CDS encoding FtsX-like permease family protein — translation MGRVFLIGRLIRTDLRRWPVPAVLFVIVVGVAAGTLAVGMALGRTTAADYAATRAATNGPDLMILTADQLPAERAALRSIARRDGVTGHVGPYRLLRGATLSVHGRRMTATVEGRGTTPSSVDRPRVTAGHWLRPGGAVLERGFASALHIRVGDRVLLAGRSFPVVGIAVTTATGVYPGAGLDVGPNDYAGLIWLTDADLGPLTTPALRPGYAMGLTLADPNVKAFQNAIRPALRANPDVRVNTRGAFTTEDSSNRVLADTEAVLQIGGWLMAVAGLAGLASLATLRSDQQVRRAGRLKAAGATPGLIGTVLLAEYAVLALAAAAAGLLAARLIVPAIGHPSDSLLHAPVSIGAGTAVPVCALALLVALLTSAGPAIRVARTPTVAALAGAGGRELTHPAGLTGLAGALPVPLMLGLRLAARRLRRAVLTAAGVAAVAAVIAGLLCWHAQPQSGSLTARTEHTYHAIVAITVALIALAALDAIVIVWSTALDGRRSLAVARAFGATPAQVTAALVIAPLPAAAAGAAVGMPIGLGLYWLVSNAGARMAATPPTWWLLLGAAGIVLGVAVLGAIPARLDARRPVAPVLGAETH, via the coding sequence ATGGGGCGAGTCTTCCTGATCGGCCGGTTGATCCGGACCGACCTGCGGCGCTGGCCGGTGCCCGCGGTGCTGTTCGTGATCGTGGTCGGGGTCGCGGCGGGCACCCTGGCGGTGGGCATGGCGCTGGGCCGCACCACCGCGGCCGACTACGCCGCGACCCGGGCCGCCACCAACGGCCCGGACCTGATGATCCTCACCGCCGACCAGCTGCCCGCCGAGCGGGCGGCGTTGCGCTCGATCGCCCGCCGGGACGGCGTCACCGGGCACGTCGGGCCGTACCGGCTGCTGCGCGGCGCGACGCTGTCCGTGCACGGACGGCGGATGACGGCGACGGTGGAAGGTCGCGGTACGACGCCCAGCAGCGTGGACCGGCCCCGGGTCACCGCCGGGCACTGGCTGCGCCCGGGCGGCGCGGTGCTCGAACGGGGCTTCGCCAGCGCGCTGCACATCCGGGTCGGCGACCGGGTGCTGCTGGCCGGCCGGTCGTTCCCGGTCGTCGGCATCGCGGTCACCACCGCCACCGGCGTCTACCCGGGCGCCGGGCTCGACGTCGGGCCGAACGACTACGCCGGCCTGATCTGGCTCACCGACGCCGACCTCGGCCCGCTGACCACACCCGCGCTGCGCCCCGGGTACGCGATGGGGTTGACCCTGGCCGACCCGAACGTCAAGGCATTCCAGAACGCGATCAGGCCCGCGCTGCGGGCGAATCCGGACGTCCGGGTCAACACCCGGGGCGCGTTCACCACCGAGGACAGCAGCAACCGCGTCCTGGCCGACACCGAGGCGGTGCTGCAGATCGGCGGCTGGCTGATGGCCGTCGCCGGGCTGGCCGGGCTGGCCAGCCTCGCGACGCTGCGTTCCGACCAGCAGGTCCGCCGGGCCGGCCGGTTGAAGGCGGCCGGCGCGACACCCGGACTGATCGGGACGGTGCTGCTCGCCGAGTACGCCGTGCTCGCGCTCGCCGCGGCGGCGGCCGGGCTGCTGGCCGCCCGGCTCATCGTGCCGGCGATCGGCCACCCCAGCGACAGCCTGCTGCACGCGCCGGTGTCGATCGGCGCCGGCACCGCGGTACCGGTGTGCGCGCTGGCGCTGCTGGTCGCGCTGCTGACCTCGGCCGGGCCGGCGATCCGGGTGGCCCGCACCCCGACGGTCGCCGCGCTGGCCGGCGCCGGCGGTCGCGAGCTGACCCACCCGGCCGGGCTGACCGGCCTGGCCGGCGCGCTGCCGGTACCGCTGATGCTCGGGTTGCGGCTCGCCGCGCGGCGGCTGCGCCGGGCCGTGCTCACCGCCGCCGGAGTCGCCGCGGTGGCCGCGGTGATCGCCGGGCTGCTGTGCTGGCACGCGCAGCCGCAGTCCGGCTCGCTGACCGCCCGCACCGAGCACACGTACCACGCGATCGTCGCGATCACCGTCGCGCTGATCGCGCTGGCGGCGCTGGATGCGATCGTCATCGTCTGGTCGACCGCACTGGACGGGCGGCGCTCGCTCGCGGTGGCGCGCGCGTTCGGCGCCACCCCGGCCCAGGTCACCGCGGCCCTGGTGATCGCCCCGCTACCGGCGGCGGCGGCCGGTGCGGCGGTCGGAATGCCGATCGGGCTCGGCCTGTACTGGCTGGTGTCCAACGCCGGGGCCCGGATGGCTGCCACGCCACCGACCTGGTGGCTGCTGCTCGGCGCCGCCGGCATCGTGCTGGGTGTCGCCGTCCTCGGCGCGATCCCGGCCCGGCTGGACGCCCGCCGGCCGGTCGCCCCGGTCCTCGGCGCCGAGACCCACTGA